The genomic stretch TCCCTTAACTTAAAAAAAATCCTCGACACGATTCTCCTCACTCCTATGGGCAAGCTCTTAATTACAAAAGGGATCATTTTAATATCCAAAGGAACTGATGGTTTCGTGATTGAATCCTTGAAAGGGATTTCTAAGTCGCTCTCCGGAAATCGTATTCAAGTAGATAATTATCCCTCGAATCCAACTTACTTAAGTGAATTACCGGCTTCTCCCTGGCAAGCCCTTCTTCTGAAGAATGGCATTGAATTGATAATTCCAATTCTCCATGACGAAAAGAAGCTCGGTTTGATCGGGTTCGGAAAAAAAATCATTGGCGATGTTTTTTCAGACTCTGAATTGGATTATCTGCATTCTCTTTCAAATATCGCGGCGACAGCGATCCAAAACGGGCTGATATTCGAGGAACTTAACGATGTTAATCGGCAATTGGACAAACGTGTTCAAGAACTCAATACACTTTTCGAGATAGGGAAGGAGTTAAATTCAACTTTTGAAATTGACAAGGTCCTAAATCTCCTGGCTTACTCTATCATGGGTGAGTTAATGGTCAAGCGATGCTTGATATTTTTAGTTGAAAATGACAATTTGGTGCTTGCTTTAAACAAAGGCTTTCAGGGTGAACATGAACTGAAAACAATTAATGATCCTAAATTTCATAGTAAATTACTTGCTGCGGAAGAATCAGTATTAATTGATGATGGAGATGAATCTAAAATTGGCCAGCTTTTTAAAGACTTGGGTATCGCGGCTTTTTTCCCGATGCGCATCCAAAACGAAACGAAAGGTGTGGTTGTGCTCGGGGAAAAAATCACCAATCTTAAATTCAACAAAGATGAGCTGAATTTCTTGACAACTCTGGGCAATCTTTCCATGATTTCAGTTGAAAATGCCCGCCTGTTCGAGGAAACCTTAGAAAAACAAAGATTAGAGAAAGAGCTTCAGGTAGCAAGAGAAATTCAAAGACAACTCCTTCCTGATGCCTGCCCCAAGATTGAAAATTTTGAAATAGCGGCAATCAATATTTCATCACTGGAGGTTGGCGGAGATTATTACGACTGCATTAAATTAAACGACAACAAATATGTGATTACCATTGCTGATGTTTCGGGAAAAGGGGCTCCGGCGGCCTTATTGATGGCCAACTTGCAGGCTAGTTTACACGCGCTTGTAAATACTGATCTGGATATCGAGGAAATAACGTATCGGATTAATAATTTAATTTACCGCAATACAGGCTTCGATAAATTCATTACATTCTTCTTTGGCGTGCTGGATGTGAAAGAGAAAACATTTACCACCGTAAATGCGGGACATAATCCGCCTTATCTGTTCCATAAAGATCGCTCGTTTCAACTTTTTGAGGAAGGGGGTCTCATCCTTGGCATGATGCCTAATATGCAATATGATTCTGAGACCGTTTTACTTAAATCAGGCGATTGCGTGGTCATGTTCACAGATGGGGTTTCAGAAGCGATGAACGGCAAAGAAGAAGAATTTGAAGATAAACGCATTCAAGAATGCGTCCTAAAAAGCTTTGATTGCTCTGCTGAAGATATCATGCAAAACCTAATTGCTTCGGTGAAGGATTTTTCAAAAGGTGAGCCCCAGTCTGATGATATTACAATTTTAACCATGAAAGTTCATTAGCTTGTTATCGCTATCTGGGGGCTCCTTCCTCCTTCATTCTGCTTTCTTGATTTGACCGCTATGAGTTTCCTTTCTCTTTAGTTGGTCAATGTTTGCCTGACAAATCGAGTTAACAAGGTTTCTTAAAATAAATTTCCTATGGCTTCTATAATAGTGGTTGACGACGAAAAGTCGATTACATATCTCCTTTCTGAAGTTTTAAATAAAGACGGGCACGACGTTAAAACCTTTTCCGACGGCAAGCAGATTGAAGACGAGCTCAAAAAACGGGAATATGCCTTAGTCATCTCGGATCTTCACATGAAAGAGGTCGGAGGACTTGAAGTTTTAAAAACAGTGAAAAGTTATTCTGAAAATACCGAAGTGTTAATTCTCACGGGTCGTGGAACCATCTCAAGCGCAGTTGAAGCGATGAAATTATCTGCATTTGAATATCTCACCAAACCAATTGATATGGAAGAATTCCGCTTGAAAGTACAAAAGGCGCTTGAGAGGCGAGACTTAAGACTTCAGATTGAGAAACAGCAAAAAGTGTTGACCGAACACCAGGAAATGATCAAAAAAGATTTGGCGCTTGCTGAACAAGTGCAGGCCAGTCTCGTGCCGCAATCAATAGTTTTACCAGCGGTCGATGTTAAAGTGAAATATATGCCCATGATTGGCGTCGGAGGCGACTTTGCTGATATTTACTATGACGGCGGTGAAAACATCTACCTGACTTTGGTTGATGTCACCGGACACGGCATTACAGCAGCCTTGTTAGTTAATCGTGTTTGCAGTGAGATAAGAAAGCATGTCCGCGAGCAGCGACAACCATCGACAATTCTTCACAGGGTAAACAATTTTATTTTTGAGGCGTTCGAAGGAATGGCGACCTTTTTGACTATGTTTTCCGGTGTCATTAATTTGCGAAAAGGTTCGCTTACTTATGCCGGCAGCGCCCACCCCGCCACAATTTTGTGGAAAAGCCGGGAAAATAAGTTTGTCCAGCTTGAATCGCAAAATGTGATCATCGGTTATGAAAAAAAAACTGAAAATAAATTTTCACAAGATATCGTTATGATTGGGCCGCAAGACAAAGTCATTATGTACACAGACGGTATTATTGAAGCGGAAGATGCCAAGGGAAAGCAACTTGGAATAAATGGGTTTATTGATTTTTTTAAATCGAGCATCTACCTTTCTGTTGACGAAATTCTAGATACTATTATAACTGGAGTTTATGAGTTTTCGCCGAATCCCATTAAGGATGATGTCTATTTGATCCTGGCGGGCATGAAATAATCCACGCGACAAAAGTGTCCTCTCAAATTATTACATTCTTAACTGATTGTGCCGGTTTCAATCCATTTCGCAAGCGGTCTGGAATTTAAAAACCAAGGCAAAGATTTTTTGATGATAACAAAAGTGACTTTCAAAAATACAAGACGCAGGGAATGGCCTGACTGGCGAGGTCGTTTATATTTGACCGGTTGGTAGATTTGATTTCAAATATTCTAAGAACGGCAATCAGGATTCGTTTTACGGATCAAATGAGGGAGTAATGGACAACGATCACCCACAGCAAGATGAATTTTATTCGCGACAATATTCTCGAAGACGATTGAGAATATTTGATAAGCTCCGCAGCGACAATCCCAGGTTGAACCTTTATCTTTTTCTAGGTACTTGCGTAACTACGTTTTTAACCGGATGGCTTGGAAATGGGAACTGGCAGGCAGGCATTTGGTATGGCGGTGCAATTATTTCAATTCTACTGGCTCATGAAATGGGGCACTACATAATGTGCAAGAAATACGGAATAAGCGTCACATTACCGTTTTTTATTCCATTCCCTCCGTTTATTAGCCCTTTTGGTACGTTGGGGGCCGTCATTAAAATGGAGTCCAGAATTCCGAGTCGCAAAGCCTTGTTTGATGTAGCCGTTGCCGGACCCCTGGCTGGTCTTTTCCTGACGATCCCGGCGATTTATTTTGGTATCCAGCTCTCCGAAATTGTTGATTCTCAGCCCGCTGATGCAAGCGGAATGATCTACCTTGGTGAATCGTTCTTATTTGCAAAGCTTTCAAATTTGGCACAGAGTGTTCCGGAAAACCAGGATGTAATGCTCCACCCTCTGGCATATGCCGGTTGGGCTGGTTTATTTGTAACTGCGCTAAATTTACTCCCTATCGGCCAGCTCGACGGCGGCCATATCGTTTATGCACTTATTGGAAGAGGGCATAAAATAGTTGCAACGACGGCGTTAATAGCATTTGGCGGGATTGCAATTTTTATATTTCATGGCTGGATTTTGCTGCTTATTATGCTGATCTGGTTTGGATACAAACATCCACCAACTATGGATGAAACACCAGTTGACACAAAAAGAATTGTAATAGGTGTTATTACTCTGCTTATTTTTCTTCTTTCGTTTACTCCGGAACCCTTTAAAGTTGCCGCTTTTTGACAGAGATTGACAAATTAAAAAAGTTAATAAATTCTTGACATGAAGTTTGGTTTTCGAAAGGAAGCTTGTTATATTGGCTCCCTATTATTTTCAATAACTAACCAGGAGATGTAGTTGACATGGCATTTGATTTTCCACAGTCGATTGATTTAGCACAATTGCCAACACCAGTTGAGAAGCTTGAGAGAATTTCGAACATTTTTGAGGGGCCGCAAATTTACATCAAGCGTGACGATTTAACAGACGTCGGTATGACCGGCAATAAAGTTCGAAAGCTCGAATTCTTGTTAGCAGAAGCCGTCCAAAATAAATGCGACTATGTAATCACCTGTGGGGGATATCAATCTAATCATGCCAGGGCTACTGCTGTTGCTTCAGCAAGGGTAGGGCTCAAATGTCTGCTTGTCCTCAGAAATAGCCTGAATGCACCCCTCGAAGGAAATTTGTTTATCGATAGATTGGTTGGGGCTGAATTTGAGTACATCACTCCAGAAGAATATATGCAAGTTGACGATGTGATGCTGAGAATTGCTGAGAAGTTAAAAGAGAAAGGCCATCAACCATATGTTATCCCTGAAGGGGGGTCAAACGAAGTTGGTTCGCTGGGTTATGTCAAGGCAGCCGGAGAACTAGCCCAACAACTCAAGTCTATGAAGTTAAGAATTGACCATATTGTTCTTCCGGTCGGCTCGGGAGGAACTTATGCTGGACTATTGCTGGGCAAATTTCTTTATGACCTGCCCGCTCAAATTCACGGCATCAACGTTTGTGACGATGACTCTTATTTTGTCAACAAAATATCCAGCTTACTGACGGCCATGCAAAAACGATATAAGCTGACATTTAAGATAGACAAAAAGGATATCAGCATCATCGACGGCTATGTCGGCAAGGGGTATGGATTAAGCAGCCAGCATGAAATTGATACAATTAAAAAAGTGGCCAGAGCCGAAGGGGTTATTTTAGATCCGATTTATACCGGCAAGGCTATGTTTGGATTGTCCGATCAGATTCGTCAAGGTAAATTTAAGCCAGGCGAAAATGTACTATTTGTTCACACCGGCGGGATTTTCGGACTCTTTCCAAAGAAAACGTTGTTCTTCTAGAAAAGGCTTTGACCAATGATACCACGCTTGAAGCGATGGTATCGGTAAATGACTAAACCAGCAGCCTGCCACCATCTACCACAACAACTTCCCCCGTGACAAAGTCGCTTCCCTTCAAAAGGAAAATCGCGGCATTGACGATATCTTGAGGTGTACCGAGTTTTTTGAGGAGGGTCGAATCTTTAATTTCAGTCTTATATTCTTCAGTTGCATCTTCCGACATTAAGATTGTGCCTGAGGCAATTGCGTTCACTTGAATGTTAGGCGCCAGAGCTTTCGCCAGGCCCTTGGTAACCGCAATCAAACCCGCTTTAGAAGCGCTGTATGGAATGAACTCAGGCCAGGGTGAAATGCCTGCCACATCCGTTATGTTGATGATTTTACCGCGCTTCTTCTGCTTCATTAGGTCAGAGACGTACTGCGCGCAGAAATACGGAGCCTTTAAATTAATGCCAAGCAGATCATCCCATTCTGGTTCCGAAGTCTCGCCTACCGGCGTTTTGAAATAAAGCGCAGCGTTATTGATCAAGACATCTATTTGCTTGAAGTGTTCGTGGCATTTTTTTACGACATTCTCAATTTGGGCTACGTCTGCAAAGTCCCCCTGAATTGCAAAAGCCTCTGCGCCAAGTGCTTTAATCTCTTCCAGGGTTTGATTTGCTTGTTCTTGAGATCGGTTGAAATGCAGGGCTATTTTCATCCCTTCCTTAGCCAGGCCGAGCGCGATTGCTTTGCCGACCCGGTGTGCGGCACCCGTAATGAGAGCGACTTTTTTTTGCAGATTCATCTTTTCTTTGTTTTAGACAAAAAAAGCGTGACGAGTCACGCTTTAGAGAAGTGTTGCGACCTTTTAGTCAGATTAAGTCAGTCCGTTGGTTTTCAAGTCTTTGCCCAAAGCATATTCTACTTCAAGCACATTATTTTTGAGCCGGTTTTGCAGATCTTTCCGGTCATCGATGACAATATTTGTGACAACTCTGTCGGCAAAAGTTTTTATTTCATCGTGGCATTTTTTCACAATAACCATAATCTCATCCCAATCCCCTTCGATAATTGTTCCCATCGAAGTGAGTTGATAGTCTAATTCGCTTTTTTCGATAATCGCAACGGCCTTGGCTATCATTTCTTTTAATTCTTCTCCGGTCCCAACCGGGGTAATTGTAACTTGTGCGAGCATTTCGATTTATTCTTAAGTTATTAAATAAACATGATTTAAAAAGATGGATTTAATATATTAAAAATACAGAAAATGTCAAGCCAAAAAATGAAATATGGCTTAATTAAAGTATTGACATTAACCATCGAATTTGTATATTTTTACTTTTAATTGTTAAAACCTTGTACCGCTCAAAACCTTTGGGAGCTAAATTTTGCATTTGGTTTTCAGCACTGAATATAGAAACCTTTCCCGAACGCCTGTTCTGAGTTTTTTATTTGTAACTCCGATTTGGTGCATTTATGAATTTTTTACTTTCAGATTGAACAATGACTGGAATGGCAACCTTAGAACGGGATTGGATTTTTTAATAAGAAACGGTCTGGAATCGGTCAATCTACCTGTTTGGATTCTTGCGGTGCTGGTTGCTTCATTCTTGATTTTCTACTTTTTTAAAAAAAAAGCTGGATCCGGCAAAACGCAGAACCTGTGTTTTTTGCCTACATGTTCTTGGAAAGCCTGATTTATGGGTCGCTATTGGGATTGGCGGTAGGGAGCCTTACAGGTGTTTTGCTAACTCCACAGGACATCTCTTTTAACCAATCAAAAATAAACTCGCTGGTTTTAAATTTAGGTGCCGGAATTTATGAGGAATTCGTTTTTCGTTTTCTTCTCATAACCGGTATTTTCTGGATATTAAAAAAAGCGGTAAAAAATAAATTTGTGATATATTCAGGCGCCTTTTTGGTGAGCTCTTTATTATTCTCTTTTTTTCACTATTTGGAGCCTTTCAACGAGCCATTTCAAGTGAATTCTTTTTTGTTCAGGTTTATTGCGGGTTCTGTCTTCTCGATTATTTTCATTTTTCGCGGGTACGGAATTGTCGCTTATTCACACTTTCTTTATAATATTTTGCTTATGTTTAGATGATCTCGGAAGTAGTTGATGAAGAAAATTATCAGGGATTGATGAAAAAAAGAAATTTAATTGTATTAGTATCTTCGGGATGTTTCTTAATCATTTTCGCACTCTTTTGGTTGTTTTTTTCGCCAATTGTGAAAGGGAAGAGCAGTGATTCTTTTCCTCTAAAAATTTGTAAAGGCTCGTCATTTTACTCAATAACCAATTTTCTGTTAAAAAATAACATCATTCCGAACTCGTTTAAGCTTAAAAGTACGGCCCGGCTTCTTAATTTGCAAAGCAAACTAAAAGCCGGTAAATATGAAATTAATGGCGGGATTTCAAGTTACGCTTTATTGAAACAGCTAACCGAAGGCAGGGTTGCTGTTGAAAGTGTCAGGATTCTTGAGGGGATAACAGCAAAGCAAATCGCGGGAACATTGAAACGCAGAATAGAGGTTGATTCTTCCCGTTTCATGCAGTTGGTTCATGATCCTGGCTTTGTGAAGAATCTTGGGGTTGAAGCAAAAACTCTGGAGGGTTTTCTTTTTCCCGATACTTATAACTTTTACTGGGGGATGAAGTCAGAGGATATTATTTCAATTATGGTGAATGAGTTCAAGAAAAATTTTAACGATGCATTGCGGAAAAAGGCTGAGGAAAGTGGCTTTTCAATTGTAAAAGCGCTAACTTTGGCCTCAATAATTGAGGGTGAGGCCGTGCTCGATTCCGAACGGTCAACCATTTCCGCCGTTTATCATAACCGTTTAAAGCGCGGTATTCGTCTTCAGGCTGATCCAACCATTCAATACGTCATTGAAGATGGCCCAAGACGTCTTTTGAAGCGGGATTTGGAAATTGACTCCCCATACAATACTTACAAATACAAAGGCTTGCCACCGGGCCCGATCAATAACCCGGGGTTGGCTTCAATCAGGGCCAGCGTGTACCCGGAAAATGTAAATTATCTTTATTTTGTCGCCAACGGAGACGGATCGCATACGTTCAGCAGAACGCTTAAAGAACATTTACGCGCTAAGAAAAAATTTGACCAGTACAGAAGAAAAATTAACAGACTAAAAGCAATTGAACGGGAAATCAAAAAAAACGAAAACCGCTGAAAATGAAGAAAATCATTTGCTTGAAGCGCTAAATCCAGCGCAGAGGACCGCGGTTCAATGTACTTCAGGGCCGGTGCTGATCCTGGCCGGCGCCGGCAGTGGAAAAACCCGCGTTTTGACTCACCGAATTGCCTATTTAATTCAGAAAGTCGGTGTAAAACCTTGGGAGATTTTGGCACTAACGTTTACCAATAAAGCCGCGCTTGAGATGAAAGACAGAATCGTCAAGCTGTTGAAAGGGATGGGAAATGAAGCGTGGACCGGTACGTTCCATTCGATTTGTGCCCGTATTCTCCGAATCGAAGGACACCACCTTGGTTATGAAAGGAATTTTCTAATCTTCGACCAAGATGATCAACTCAGGTTTATTAAAAATGTTATGACTGAGTTGAATATTTCACACAAGCATTACAACCCAGATACTATTCAAGCGCGAATTAACGGCGCTAAAAATTTGTACATTGGGCCCGACGAGTTTAAGGCCACTGCAAAAGAACCTATCGAAGAAACAGCAGCGCTGGTTTATTCCCACTACCAGGATCTGATGAAAAAAAATAACGCCATGGATTTCGACGATCTACTGGTGAATCCCATTTATCTTTTCGAGCAGTTTCCGGATATTTTGGAAAAATACCAGGAGAAATTCAAATATCTTTTGGTTGATGAATACCAAGATACGAATCGAACCCAGTATTTGCTGTTAAAAAAGCTGGCGGCAAAACACAAAAATTTGTGTGTGGTGGGGGATGACGACCAGTCGATTTATCGTTGGCGAGGAGCAGATATTCAAAATATTCTCTCAGTTGATAAAGATTATTCTGATTGCAGCGTTTTTCACCTCGAACAAAATTACCGATCGACACAATATATTTTAGATGTGGCCAATTCCGTAGTCGAAAAGAATTCAAGCAGAAGAGAAAAAAAGCTTTGGACGGATAAAGGGGCTGGTGAGAAAGTAGCGGTGTTGGATATCGATGATGATATTTCGGAGTCAATCACTGTTGTAAAATTAATTAAAGAGGAGCTTCAGCAGAAAGCCCGTAATTTTTGCGATTTCTGCATTTTGTACCGGACAAACTCACAGTCGCGCGTTTTAGAAGATGCGCTCAGAACCTCGGGAATTCCATATGTAATTGTTGGTGGGGTTAAATTTTATGCGCGGAAGGAAATCAAAGACGTTCTTGCTTATTTACGGTTAGTTTCCAACTCCAAAGACTCAATCAGTTTCAAACGAGTTGTGAATTTTCCTTTGCGTGGAATAGGGGAGAGTTCTATAGGTAAACTTGAACAATTCGCTGGTGACGCCGATATTTCGATGTTAGAGGCTGCAGGTAAAGTAGAAAAGCTGGAGACAATTCCGCACCGTATTCGAAATAATATTGTTGAGTTTCATTCTTTGATTAACAAATACGCTTCACTCAAAGACGAATTGTCCCCTGGTGAAATTGCCACAAGTATTGTAGATGAAATTGGCATTCTCAAGTCTTTTAAGGAAATCGGTACAGAGGAGGCAATGATACGCTCTGAAAACGTCCGGGAATTACTTTCTGCAATAGCAAATTTTCAAAAACTACACAATAGCGCTACTTTAGACGATTTTTTGGAAGAAGTTTCTCTGGTTACAGATATTGACACCTGGGACAATAAATCAAATGCCGTCACTTTGATGACGCTTCACAGTGCGAAGGGTTTGGAATTTCCTGTGGTTTTCATCGCCGGTCTTGAGGAGGGGCTCTTTCCTCTGTCCAGAAGTTTTGAAAGCACCGATGATTTGGAGGAAGAGCGCAGGTTGTTTTATGTGGGCGCCACCCGCGCCATGGAGAAATTGTACCTGACCTGGTCGGCCCAGAGAATGCGTTTTGGCGAAATTCTAAAGAACCTGCCCTCACGGTTTCTCGGTGAAATAGATCCGGAGTTTATTGATCGGAAAGACTTACGGAAATATTACGACTTCAAAAGGCGCCCTTCTTATAAAAAGTATCAAACACCGGAAGCTGATGTCATGCCGGCTTATGAGGACTTTTCACAAGAAAACAACGCCGTTTATGTTGGCGCTGAAGTTAAGCATTCCATGTTTGGTCTCGGAAAAATTTTAAATAAAGAAGGCCAAGGCGAAAGCATGAAATTAACGGTTAATTTTTATGAGGTCGGCAAAAAAAAGTTAATGGCAAAATATGCAAATTTGGAAGTACTAGGATAGATTTATGTTCAAAAAGGTCTTCAGTACAATATTAATTCTATTGGCTTTTATTAAGTTCTATTTACCTGGACTTATGGCGCAGGAAACGCAAGCCGATAAAGAATTCTTCTTCGCGCAAAAACTCTATCAAGACAAATTGTACAACCTTGCCGCTGAACAATTCAAAGAATTCTCCAGAAAATTCTCAAGCAATGAAAAGGCTGACGATGCTTTGTATTTGTCAGGTCAGGCCAACTTTGCCAATTCAGAATATCAAAAGGCGTTTGATTCTTATAAAGAATTAGAGATCAATTACCCACAGTCAAATTTTCTGCCCGATGCCAGGTTTCGATTAGCTGAATGCCAGGCAGCAATGCAGAATTTTGCCAATGCCGCCGAGCTCTTCAAACGGGTGCCTGTATTTCACAAAGAAAATGATAAAGCCGCCACCGCTTTCTTCGAGTCTGCGAAATCTTCTTTACAAATAGAAGACTCCAAATCAGCCCTGGCGGTTCTTTTTGAGCTCATCTCCACTTATCCGGATTCGCCGGAAAGAGTCGATGCCCATTTAAAAATCGTGGAAATTTATTTAGACCGAGGCGATTATACCGAAGCACTCACTCAAATCGAAAACCTTTTTCGGACATTCGGTCCCGATTTAAAAGATCCGCGAATTTATCTGCTTCGTGCAGAGGTTTTTGAAAAACTTGGCCAGTTCGAGGAGGCGCTTGAAATTTACACGACGATCGTCCAAGAATTTCAAACGAGTAAAGAGGCTCAAAGAGTTTTGTATCATTTGGGATCTTTATTTCAGACTCAAGGCGACCTTGATAAAGCTTTGACCTATTACGATCAATATTTGGTCAATTTCAAAGACTCAGAATTGACGCCGAAAGTCTATTTGAGAAAAGGTGATATTTACTTTTCAAAGGAGCAATTTGAACAAGCTTTGGAAAACTACCAAAAAGCAGAACAATCTGCCTCCACAAAACTACAAGATGAAGTCGACTATAAAATAGCAGCAGTTTTCGACCTGCAAGGGAAGTACCAATTAGCCGAAGCCCGGCTGCAACGGGTCATTAAAAATGCAACTAATTCAAAAAGAGAAAATAAGTCATCGCCTTTCCTTGAAGGCAGCTATTTTAAACTCACTGAAGTTTTTATTAAAAGCGGGCAGCCGCAAAAAGCACTGCAAAATATAGCGGAATACAAAAAGCGATTTGCTGAAAGTTCAAAACAAAAGAAAATCAAGTTTATGGAGGCGGAGCTATTTGAAAAACAGCTTAAAGATTACCCAAGAGCGCTCCGGGCTTATCAGAATTATTTAGATCAATTTTCCCGCAGCCGACGGGTTGACGAGGCTCAGGCCGGCATTGCACGTTGTTATGAAAAACTTTCTGATTATCTGTTAGCGCTAAAAGAATACCAGAATTATTTACAGCGGTATCCCGCGGGTGATGATTTCGAGTGGGTCAAAAATAGAGTTCGTTTAATTTCGGAAACAATTAATATCGAGGACGGGCTTCACCATGTTTCCGGCCTGCTTTCCAAATTTGCGGAGACAAAAGATTCGGGAAATTGGAATTTTGAATTGGCTAAATTTTATTTTCAAATAAAAGATTTTGCCCGCGCAATTGAGGCGTTCAAAAAAATATTATCCGAATCCGGTAATGGACTTGATAGGGCAGAGGTGGTTTACTATTTGGGGCTTTCGTATTCCAAAATGGCTGACAAATCGGCGCTGAAAAATGACTTCCAAAAATCAACTGCATATTTGGATAGCTCAGCAGTGCTGTTAGGTCAGGTAGTT from candidate division KSB1 bacterium encodes the following:
- a CDS encoding UvrD-helicase domain-containing protein, whose translation is MNGKSKKTKTAENEENHLLEALNPAQRTAVQCTSGPVLILAGAGSGKTRVLTHRIAYLIQKVGVKPWEILALTFTNKAALEMKDRIVKLLKGMGNEAWTGTFHSICARILRIEGHHLGYERNFLIFDQDDQLRFIKNVMTELNISHKHYNPDTIQARINGAKNLYIGPDEFKATAKEPIEETAALVYSHYQDLMKKNNAMDFDDLLVNPIYLFEQFPDILEKYQEKFKYLLVDEYQDTNRTQYLLLKKLAAKHKNLCVVGDDDQSIYRWRGADIQNILSVDKDYSDCSVFHLEQNYRSTQYILDVANSVVEKNSSRREKKLWTDKGAGEKVAVLDIDDDISESITVVKLIKEELQQKARNFCDFCILYRTNSQSRVLEDALRTSGIPYVIVGGVKFYARKEIKDVLAYLRLVSNSKDSISFKRVVNFPLRGIGESSIGKLEQFAGDADISMLEAAGKVEKLETIPHRIRNNIVEFHSLINKYASLKDELSPGEIATSIVDEIGILKSFKEIGTEEAMIRSENVRELLSAIANFQKLHNSATLDDFLEEVSLVTDIDTWDNKSNAVTLMTLHSAKGLEFPVVFIAGLEEGLFPLSRSFESTDDLEEERRLFYVGATRAMEKLYLTWSAQRMRFGEILKNLPSRFLGEIDPEFIDRKDLRKYYDFKRRPSYKKYQTPEADVMPAYEDFSQENNAVYVGAEVKHSMFGLGKILNKEGQGESMKLTVNFYEVGKKKLMAKYANLEVLG